The Solanum lycopersicum chromosome 8, SLM_r2.1 DNA segment agctTTTTAATTCAACGGTTATTTTTGGTCTTAATTATCTCCCTTatgaatatatttgtttatcATTATTTGAGTTTGTTGTTCATGTTGAATTTTTCGCTTTCATTCTTTAGTGTAGAAAATAtgagaattaaaaagaaatagtgaacgaaataaaaataattttttaaacaaaaaaacaaactaaataatttttttgtggttatattgaattttattgtGTAGTTATAAAAATGTTGATGCATCTATAATAGACTTTGCaagaaaataagtgaaaattaaatttgatcatCAACATAGTATATCAAAACTAGCTAGGGaattaaagaagataaaaaaaataaacaaaaaagacaaaaattcaTGACTATAATTTTACAAAACAGATTTAGACATTGACTAAATCAACTATTTATCTATTTTAGGCGTGTTTGTCAATAAAATCTTCGTTCACTTAACTTATATAGTGACTATTATTTgctaatacattattttttcttaacatattttaaattgattttttaaaaactccAAACTCTCCTCCTTTTAAATGAGAgatatgaatgatgaatgtcacttgaaataaattaatttatacgATGATTGTTTTTACTTTGAATCTTAACTTTAATCTAGTGATTTGTCAAGGTGCACTATTTCCTCTCGagacatatttttaaaataaaaaaagagcaTACACACATCATTAGAAACTAATTGGATGATATTTTAGATATGAAACTCATATTTTTAATTGCTTAACTAAGAAACTTAGAAATTAGAATAATTATCCTTAACACTaaattatacaataatataattaatgtagaagataaaagaaacaaataataaagataattacGGAGATCAATATTAATCTGAGGAGATGAAAGAAATCAaggttagaaaaaaataaaataagtaggGTGACAACTAAACAACTTTACACCTATAATAACTATGGGTAGATAGAATAATACTCCACAATTAAGTTCAatgaattaagaaataattatttaattgaaatattttttccttttaaggaTAGAACGATCAATCAACTTTTAAGGAACTTTTAGTATAGTGTgatgattattaatttttttttaaaaaatatttattcttttagtaAAAGTTTATGACAATTGTCAACTAGGGCTGTGTATCAGCCGGTTCAGTTCGGTTTTGAAGTTTATCGAGTTGGCTTATTGGTTATCGGTTTGTAGAGATGGTATTATAGAACCATTAAGATATTAGCTTATCGGTTATtggtttatcggtttttgattGTTATCGGTTCGGTTATCGGTTTAACCGTTAAGATttgacataaaagaaaaaacattgaaaatcacatagaaacaaggtgacaaaccaaataaacaatgcacttgagttcacaagttacatcttgctcaaaagcaaacacttttACATTGTAGAATAATCGAATGTTTgagacaacaaaaaataaacgtaggaaatcaaactctaagtcgaggactttatatacaaaatggtataaatataattatttaatttactatcgggTTATCGGTTAGCccgttaattttttttttttaaatcgttAAGAACCGATAATCAATAACAAAAAAGATCAAAACTGTTATCAAAACCACTAAACTAATAACCCAATACTATAaaccaataacttttttatcgaTTTGACTTATCGATTTCAGTTCGGTTTTGAACAGCCCTATTGTCAACTGTATTTGtatacatcatatatttcaattttttttttgtatcattGCATTACACTTTCTCTCGATGAGGTGTACTCCAATCGATGGTTTATTGTGGTTATATACACCATTAATATAACCtgaaatttcaatatattttttccaaCTCCATATACACTCCCACACCAATCtgtatttaattattcataGACGTACAACTCCATTCGACAATATAGTTGATTTGTATTGTTTTATGAGGCTACTTCAAATTTAAAGCACCAAGGTCTACGTACGaaccatgtttttttttttatcacgaTACCATCTAAGagtaatgatataataatgtcACATTCTATTGCTCAAATGTAGAATAAAAATTGTTGTACTtaactatttttgttgttttcaaaaTGATGAGATATTGTGATTTAAATATTCTAAATTCTGAAAGAGATAATTTGATGGTGGACAAAGATTGTATACGTGCTTCAAATTATAGTATCAATGAAAAGACAAAATCTTTATCTGCttcaaaattttgtatcaaCCAGAGACAAAAGCTTCATATGCGCTAAAACGGAACTGAAGGAAgatttttctttctctatatTCCACAAAATTTCCAATGGAGCATTCAACAAACATATcgaattcaattttaattgacGATTCAACATGACGATTTTATTATCTACGATTTCAATGGATAATTCATGCTTTTACAAGTGTGTTATAATTTTTCACTACCGAAAAATATGTTTCATTTTCATACAAAATCTTCTTAAAAGCGCCATTCATATTAAGTCATAGCAATTTCAAATacgaaaaagaaaatattatatcatcGTCAGTTAAGTTTACAGAAATACATTTATTCTCGCACACAAATATAATACAtccacaaaaattcaaaataaaatacagtTTATATTTTGCAAATATAAAAACCATCAAAATATTAATCTACAGTAATTAATCAGTCTAAAACCACGTGACAAAGATTTGATAGTTTTTCTTAATCATAGGCAAAACTAGTAGTAGTGGTAATGAAGGGCCGAAGTTGGCGTTGGGCTTTAGCAAACCAGCCTtgcaatattttttgttttcaccctaaaaatggctTTCCCGCCCAAGCCACCTTTTACTATTTTGTTGGTATTTTCTCCGTAAATCTCTCAGAGATTGTTTATCATCGTCATCGTTTTTATGCTCAAAATTGTGAGTTACCAAAGTTTTCAGGAGAtcaaagagaaagagaaatgcAGAAAGAGCATAATTACTTCTGTTGTTACTTGAGAACTAGGGTTACACTAGTTCAAAATGGATTCCCCTGAACCTTCATCAAAAATCAACGCTACCATCAATACTACTTTGTCTTCAGACCCTGGACCTGCCCAAGTAAAATTCACATATGCATTTTACATTTATtgtcaaattttgatttgatttaatgGGTAGTTATTGGatcttttgtttgattttgttttgttttctgaTTGCTTGGTGTAGTAGGTCTTCGTGAAGGTGGAATTGGGttgagttctttttttttttttatatatatattttgttgagaTTCTTTTGGTATTAGAATAGTTTGGATTTTAGGATTTTGTTTTGGGTTGAGATTGCAAGTGAGTTTCAATAGGGTTGAGGTATTCTGGTTAAATTTGTTGAATTAATTCTTAGGTAACTCATTTAGTTTCCGATGATTTGGTTTAATGAGATTTTGTGAGTTTGAAGTAGGATGTTAAGTGTTTTCAATTGACCAATTTTCGGGACTGAAGTAGGATGAAGAATATTTGAGTTCTAGGTCTTGTAGGAGGAATCAAAGATTGTATATGCTAGAGTGTGTAATCTGGCTATTGGATTTAATTGATTCTTAAGTTTGGATCAAAGACCATTCTCCGAGTTTTCGGATTATCTTGTTCAATAGGATTCTAAATATTTGGTATTGTTAACAATTGTGACTTATAGTAAGTACTTTTTAAGTAGTTTCTAAATATGTAAAGTTTCGTTTGAAAAAAAGATTAAAGATTTGCAAAACAGTAGTTAGTTTGACCTTCATACGCCGAATCAagccaaacaaattgaaacagagAGTATTTTTTCATATCCTTGTCGGAACCACTCAAATGTTGCTTCGAGTTAATTTGCAATTTATTGAAGCTCTCTGCATTGAACCCTGAATTATTGTCAACTTAACCAGTTTCTAGATTAAGGGTGTATGTTGATTGCTCTAAGGAATGCGTTGTTTCCTCATTCGATGTATTTctcttacttttttattttggtcTCAGGATTCACCCGTCTTCAATTATATTAGCAACCTCTCTCCCATACAGCCTGTCAAGGGCGCTCCAATTGTGCAAGATTTCTCAGGGCTGAATTCTCCTCCTCTTCTGCTTACCTCACCCCGAATTAATACACACAGTCGATCGAGCCTTTTGAAAAGGTGTTATAAAGTTTATCTTTTAGAGTCTTTGTATTTATAATGTTGATAAAATATCCATCAGGCAAAAACTAACAATTTCAGAACCTTAAAACATATCTCAGGAGCCAGTTTCCTAAATTATCCACTGAAGTGTTTTCTGGGAAGAATGAGGATTATAACACTGCTATCACAGATTCAGATGGCACTGGAGTATTTATTTCTCCATTGGGAAGTGGACTAAGCCCTTTTGTTCAGAAAGTATCTGATAATAACATCTCTGTGCATGAGCAAAGTGGAACTCCCATAAGCTGTGTGGATGAATTCTTAGTTGATGTTTCAAACTCAGAGTCTGGCGAttcttcaaattcaaataataagaGCCCAAAAGTGGCTGATAGCATTCCTCAACCTCCTGATAGTGCAGAAGATTCAAAGGTACCTGTCGTTAGCATTCCAAGTAAAGATGAAAGAAAAGACGAGATTCCAGAAGATGCAGCCCGTGTTGTTGTAGAGCAAGCTGAAGAGGACAATAAGGGAAAGTCCCCATCCAATCAGAAATATACCGGGGTTTACAGTACCTCCAATCCTGACCTGCCATCTCTTGGTTTATGCGCAAAGATTGTTCCTGGCTTGGATGCTCATAGTTCGTTGCATAATCATTATGGTGACCGACAAATGGCTCAGGTAAATACCAGCCCTTTCTATTTGATTTTGGTAGGAACTCATGTTCTATGAACTTTATCTATGTCATTTAAATTTTGCAGCTTTCAAGGGCTGGCCACACTGTGTTGGACGAGGCTTCTAATATACCGATCAAATCTCTGGAGACTGCAGGTGATTGCAGAGATGATAATGATAAGATTAGCACAATGTCAATTGTACCTGATGATGGCATTCTGCAGCATGATTCTCAAACCAAGGTATGAGATATTCATATCTTGATGCTATAGCCCAAAACTGAACCAACATTggtaattatgaaaatttagtGAGATATAGGAAAATGAGTGATATACTTCCTCTTGCAGCTCGCAATGTTTTTATGTTCTGTCAACATGCTGGCTTAACTTTTTAATGTTCATGCTCATACCAAAATCCTCAGTGCATAACTTGTCCTTTTAATTTATGTTCAGTTTATTTTAGCTTTGCATTTCAGTATATTTTACTACAACTCACTTCAACATCAATAAGCTTATTATCGTTGTTTCAGAAGATGAAATAAGACATGCCTTTTATACTAATGAATTGAAGTTCAAAATCACGAGAAGTTCATATATGTTTTTGATAATCGAGAAATCCCTCACGAGTTAGCTTGCCCAACTTCAGTTGGTCCACATGTTAAACTTGAGAAGGTATGGCCCCGTCGTTTTCCTTGCTCCCATGTAAATACTAAGCTTCAGTTCTGAACCTAATCCCTAGTGGCTTATTGTCTCTACTTGAATACACTTCCATTTAAATGATGTAAAGCTTCATGTCATAACACCTTGCCCTCTAACTCAAAACCTGATCTTGGATGGAGGAAACAATTACTTTTTCCCACACAAAATCACTGTTGCTTTTGGAAAAAGTAGAATAAGGAACTTAACAATCAAGATTACTCTATTACATTTTATTATGACAAATGAACATATAGTTCTGgctttgatttttcaaaaaaatgtagGCTAGTCAACATCAAAGCGGAATAAGTAGGCGCTGTCTCCAATTTGAAGATGCTCAACAGAAGATGGCACCAGCTAGCTCAAGTTCACAGAATGCTTCAGGTATTGTGAGCTGTTCAATACAACCAGTCAGTCCTGCCGTCATAGAGGTTGTAGAACCAGTTTcatcaaatagatcatcaacTACAAGCAATAGGCGATTGACCCAACTGGTATCTTCCTCTGTTAATTCTGAAAGCCTAAATGTGAAAGTCTCCAAGCCATCTGGTATTGGTTTGCACTTAAATAGTATAGTTAATGGTATGGAAGCTGGTTCTGGTGTAACTGTAAGTGTGAAATCAACTCAGAGGGGAAACTTGAGCATTCGGGGAAAGAAGTTGACCTCCATGATGAGCTGTCACCCTTCTAAGAACTTGAAGAATTGCTTGATATCTGCGAATGTGGTTGGGAGCAACTTGACAAGTGACAATGACGGTATACATGAAAGTTATAGGTCAGATGCAGAAAGTGCTGCAGCTTCTTTGTCACATAATAATGCAAAACTTTTAAATGACACGGTGCTCTTGAAGCCAACAGAGCATACTCCAAGTAACAAAAGGAAACTTAACTCTGAACACATCGACAGCAATATGGATTACAATCAGTCAAGCCCCCAAAAGAAAAGGCAAGTGTGTTTGTTATCTCTAGGAACTGGATAGCTTAAATTTTCTGCATACTTATAACAGAATTGCATGTTTGTGTAATTCAGGAAGAAAATCTCAGATGGAAATGATGGTGATGGGTGCAAACGCTGCAATTGTAAGAAGACTAAGTGCTTGAAACtgtaagtttaaaatatttgtgtcACTGATCTTCAACATGTTACATATCtactgattttttttgtttatattcaGTTATTGTGATTGCTTTGCTGCTGGAGTATATTGTGTGGACTCTTGCACATGCCAAGGCTGCTTCAACAGACCAGAATATGAAGACACTGTTCTTGATGTGCGGCAGCAAATCCAGTCTCGGAATCCCCTCGCATTTGCTCCAAAAATTGTGCAGCATTCCACTAATTCCCCTGCAAATATTCTTGGGGTATTCCACTCTTCTGAGAGTTTCTTTTAATTAGGAAGCTCAATCTCCTGATAATTGACATAGCCACTTGCAATGTTACAGGAGGGTGTAGCAAGTTTTACGCCTTCCTCTGCAAGGCACAAAAGAGGGTGCAACTGCAAGAAGTCAATGTGTTTGAAAAAGTACTGTGAGTGCTATCAGGTACATTTCTCTCAGATACCATGCGTTGTTAATACTCTCTGATTTTTCTCAATTATCTGACTAAGTCCTATTTCTTCTGTCTTAATAGGCTAATGTTGGATGTTCCAGCGGATGCCGCTGCGAAGGGTGTAAAAATGTCTTTGGTCCGAAGGAAGGTATTAGAAATTTCCTGTCAACTTTGGAGCTATAATGTCTTTTTTGCTAGAAAAGAACTGCCTAGGATCTTTAGCAGAATGTTATTTTGCCTATGCTTTTGATTTTCGCCATTGATGCTTTTGTTGATGGTTCTTTGCATTCATTGCGGTGAAGGGTTTCCCATTAAGTACATGAAATGACTTTGTATGCATCTGAGTATTCCCACTGTACCTCTACAAGGATAGATAGTAGCTTTTCAATCTACTCAAAGTCTCAAACTAAACAAGAGAATGTTTATTACTCTATGTTAAGTTGTGTGACTATCTCATCTGAACGTTTAAGTTGTTAGAGAGAACACaactttattttcttcattcagCACGCCATCTCATGTGCTGCCCTGAATCATTTTCATGGGTCAAGCTTGTGGAAGTTCTCTTTGATAATAGGTGGCGGTGAGACCGTGAAATTCAAACAAGGACCTGTCTACTTTGATACTATGATGAAGTTGtgaccatctcatctaaaagcttaagCTATTATTTTCTGGATTATGTCTTCAACTCTCTATATTTCTCTTCTATTGTTTCTGGCTATGTATGGACATACTGAACCATAATCATGTTTTAGAGCTGTCCTTGTAGAAAAAGCATTCTTGCTTTCATACAATCTAATTAATTATAGCCATTCATGTACTATTTGCTTTATATTCCTTTATTCTCAAGGTTGAGGGGCTACCTTGCTGTGCTACTGTAGAGTTCTTTGGGAATTTTCTTTGCTTTATTACCCAAAAATGAATAGTTAAGCATTCAAAAGTGTCGGGCGAACATTTTCCTTTTTCAGACTATAAACAAGAGAAACCAATTTTTTTACTTCTGGAACATAGTGTTTGTACTGCATCAGCCTACATGGTGACAATGTTTCATATCACTGTTATATGATCAACTTGATCGGATCAAGTGTTATATCTTGAGCTgccttatattttcttttcttgaccATTATGCtgtttcacttttttttctgTTCTCTAAtgattttgtttctctttttttttgtcctttCGTGTTTAGAATATGGTATAGATTTGGTGAATAAACACTGCATCACTGAAAGTTTGGAGAGATCAGTTGAGGAAGAGGTAGAGATGGTGACAGCTACAAGTGGGTTATTGCAAAGTGGTCCAATAAATCAATGCAACTCAACTCCCTTGACACCTTCATTCCGGCGCTCAAAGTAAGATCCTTGTGACTTCTGTTGTTCCATCAACTCCTATCATGAGTACTTCATATGGTTTCTCATTTCTACTCccgaaaaattgattttcttattttcccTCTTACTGTTGATACCTCTGTGCAACTCTAGCAATGTGGATGCATCAAAATCTTGGTTCACTTCTGGAAGATACCTATCTTCACCTGAATCTGGCCAAGCTGATACAGCACCATATGGACTCTCCCCAGGATCTCCTAGAAGTTCTAATAATCATGACACACATCAGGAAACTATTGGTGATATGCTGGATCTTGTTACCTTTGATCATGAGTTAAGTTATGGCAATGCAAAGTTAGCAAATGAAATTTCACCAGGGTTTAATGTGACTGGCAACATGGATGATATTTTGGCGCTGCCAAAGTCACAGGATTGGGCAAGTAATTCAGGTGGTCAACTGATTCCTCAAACTGTCCATTTCCAGTCCACGGATCCGCTAAGCTGGCGTAACTCACCGATGACCCATATGACCCAGTTTGATGGGAGTGGAATGAACGCTCTGGAACTACTAGACTCTGATAAGAAGCCATATGTATTGGAAGATGACACACCTGAAATACTAAAGGACTCTTCTATACCACAAATTGGTGTTAAAGTGAACTCCCCGAATAAGAAGCGTGTTTCTCCACCTTATCGTCATTTGAATGAGATTGGTTCTAGTTCATCTGGAGGAGGCTTAAAAACCGGCCGGAAATTCATATTGCGAGCTGTTCCTTCTTTCCCACCACTTTCCCCATGTATTCAATCCAAAAATGTTGCTGCTCATAGTACCGATAATTCTGAAAAGGATAGCAGCAGCAAATAACATACCAAGAGGTGAGAAATGTTACTTTTCTCTATCACTTCTAGCACAACACATAACCTCGTAGCTAATGAGCTGGGTTAGTTATTTCTAATTCTTACCTGAAGGCTTCCGAGAACTAGGTCTGTGTGATAAAAGGAACGAAAGACGGTAACATCCTTGCATGAACAAATGTGATTTTAGTGGAAAAGCATGCTGCAGCTGGGTTTCACTGTCCACCCAGTGAAGAATGGGAGGAGGGAAATCCTTTGCCTTCATATGAGAACTCTTGAAATCTCCTTGGAAATCCTatataatttagttaaaactGAACATAACTCTTAAGTTTTTTCGCTGCTGTTTTATCATGTAGAAGAACTCTTCTTGCATTACGTCGTACTACATTTCAGATTCTTTATATTGGCTTGTATGCAGCCAAGTATAATAATTGCTATTATTTGGCTCATGCTGTAGTTAGAAGTAACATTGTATACTTCATATGAAAAAGGGGATGTTTACAAAGCCAAGTCCTAGTTACCAAAAGCCTCCATTGGTTGCTAGTAACTTAATTAAAATGCTCTTCCCCTAACTAACTTTTTACAGTGGAGATCTTTTAAGCTGTTATGCGACCATCCATgccttttgttttacttttgcattttaaaaacaattttaagcCAAGTATAACTTGAGGTTTTGATACAATGGTTCTCTTGTGTTCTAAGGGGTTGTTTGATCACGGATTAGTAGAAGTAATGCAAAAATTAGTTATGCGGAACTTTGTTATTCATCtactaaattattttaacctaTATTAAATAATACACAATTTATTCGTAACTTTTACGTATGCTGACTATGTGAAGATGTAAAATGAGGAATAAATATCTTTTGTGTGTAAAATTTTATACATGGCAATTAAAATGCAACCAAACATGATATTCTAATCCTAGTTTTATCTTACAGTTATTATTCAAGTAGTAAAAGAACACGCTACAATATAATTGAAGATTGTTATGATTAGTTGAACTTAAGTAGCTTTGAGCATCAAGTGTAATGACaagtatttttcaaatattagaattaaataaaacaagatGTTATAGGAATAGAATGAAATGTTagaatagaaaagaaaataagtacGTTGACatgttttgagaaaaaaagtgCTGCTCTTTTTCTATCAAAATTGATTAAGAtgcaataatattaataagtgttgctcttttcctattaaaattGATTAAGATGCAATAATTTAATTTGGTGATGAGTTCTTTTTCAATGTTTAACGTAATCGACAACAATATTGAGGATtacaaagagaaagaagaaagccTTTGAAatgcccaaaaaaaaaacatgaaaattggcGAGGTGACACATACTGCTCTCCCAACTCACGAAGGGTTTCAGAAAGATTTTGCAAAAGAAATTGATTGGAATTCATACtatcaaaatatttaagaacTAACACACGCGAGAAAATTGTATAGCTCCTATAAGTTTGCCACTATATGCCCAAAAATGCCATGAAAAGAGGTGAGATTGTGCTTACTGCTCCATCAACTCTCTACGAAGGGTTtcatataagttttttttttaaaaaaaggaagcGATATCACCAAAATATTCGTGCATTACAAACGGAAAATAGAGAAATATGTGTAATTCCTAAAAAAACTGTAAATGAGAAAATAGGTGTTAAAATGATATGAGTGTACGTGATAGTTTACTAACTCATTACAAAAGTCCTcataaagatttttcaaaaaaaattgggtgCTTCAAGGAGCCAGA contains these protein-coding regions:
- the LOC101264540 gene encoding CRC domain-containing protein TSO1 isoform X3 is translated as MDSPEPSSKINATINTTLSSDPGPAQDSPVFNYISNLSPIQPVKGAPIVQDFSGLNSPPLLLTSPRINTHSRSSLLKRSQFPKLSTEVFSGKNEDYNTAITDSDGTGVFISPLGSGLSPFVQKVSDNNISVHEQSGTPISCVDEFLVDVSNSESGDSSNSNNKSPKVADSIPQPPDSAEDSKVPVVSIPSKDERKDEIPEDAARVVVEQAEEDNKGKSPSNQKYTGVYSTSNPDLPSLGLCAKIVPGLDAHSSLHNHYGDRQMAQLSRAGHTVLDEASNIPIKSLETAGDCRDDNDKISTMSIVPDDGILQHDSQTKASQHQSGISRRCLQFEDAQQKMAPASSSSQNASGIVSCSIQPVSPAVIEVVEPVSSNRSSTTSNRRLTQLVSSSVNSESLNVKVSKPSGIGLHLNSIVNGMEAGSGVTVSVKSTQRGNLSIRGKKLTSMMSCHPSKNLKNCLISANVVGSNLTSDNDGIHESYRSDAESAAASLSHNNAKLLNDTVLLKPTEHTPSNKRKLNSEHIDSNMDYNQSSPQKKRKKISDGNDGDGCKRCNCKKTKCLKLYCDCFAAGVYCVDSCTCQGCFNRPEYEDTVLDVRQQIQSRNPLAFAPKIVQHSTNSPANILGEGVASFTPSSARHKRGCNCKKSMCLKKYCECYQANVGCSSGCRCEGCKNVFGPKEEYGIDLVNKHCITESLERSVEEEVEMVTATSGLLQSGPINQCNSTPLTPSFRRSKKLLVICWILLPLIMS
- the LOC101264540 gene encoding CRC domain-containing protein TSO1 isoform X1; its protein translation is MDSPEPSSKINATINTTLSSDPGPAQDSPVFNYISNLSPIQPVKGAPIVQDFSGLNSPPLLLTSPRINTHSRSSLLKRSQFPKLSTEVFSGKNEDYNTAITDSDGTGVFISPLGSGLSPFVQKVSDNNISVHEQSGTPISCVDEFLVDVSNSESGDSSNSNNKSPKVADSIPQPPDSAEDSKVPVVSIPSKDERKDEIPEDAARVVVEQAEEDNKGKSPSNQKYTGVYSTSNPDLPSLGLCAKIVPGLDAHSSLHNHYGDRQMAQLSRAGHTVLDEASNIPIKSLETAGDCRDDNDKISTMSIVPDDGILQHDSQTKASQHQSGISRRCLQFEDAQQKMAPASSSSQNASGIVSCSIQPVSPAVIEVVEPVSSNRSSTTSNRRLTQLVSSSVNSESLNVKVSKPSGIGLHLNSIVNGMEAGSGVTVSVKSTQRGNLSIRGKKLTSMMSCHPSKNLKNCLISANVVGSNLTSDNDGIHESYRSDAESAAASLSHNNAKLLNDTVLLKPTEHTPSNKRKLNSEHIDSNMDYNQSSPQKKRQKISDGNDGDGCKRCNCKKTKCLKLYCDCFAAGVYCVDSCTCQGCFNRPEYEDTVLDVRQQIQSRNPLAFAPKIVQHSTNSPANILGEGVASFTPSSARHKRGCNCKKSMCLKKYCECYQANVGCSSGCRCEGCKNVFGPKEEYGIDLVNKHCITESLERSVEEEVEMVTATSGLLQSGPINQCNSTPLTPSFRRSNNVDASKSWFTSGRYLSSPESGQADTAPYGLSPGSPRSSNNHDTHQETIGDMLDLVTFDHELSYGNAKLANEISPGFNVTGNMDDILALPKSQDWASNSGGQLIPQTVHFQSTDPLSWRNSPMTHMTQFDGSGMNALELLDSDKKPYVLEDDTPEILKDSSIPQIGVKVNSPNKKRVSPPYRHLNEIGSSSSGGGLKTGRKFILRAVPSFPPLSPCIQSKNVAAHSTDNSEKDSSSK
- the LOC101264540 gene encoding CRC domain-containing protein TSO1 isoform X2 → MDSPEPSSKINATINTTLSSDPGPAQDSPVFNYISNLSPIQPVKGAPIVQDFSGLNSPPLLLTSPRINTHSRSSLLKRSQFPKLSTEVFSGKNEDYNTAITDSDGTGVFISPLGSGLSPFVQKVSDNNISVHEQSGTPISCVDEFLVDVSNSESGDSSNSNNKSPKVADSIPQPPDSAEDSKVPVVSIPSKDERKDEIPEDAARVVVEQAEEDNKGKSPSNQKYTGVYSTSNPDLPSLGLCAKIVPGLDAHSSLHNHYGDRQMAQLSRAGHTVLDEASNIPIKSLETAGDCRDDNDKISTMSIVPDDGILQHDSQTKASQHQSGISRRCLQFEDAQQKMAPASSSSQNASGIVSCSIQPVSPAVIEVVEPVSSNRSSTTSNRRLTQLVSSSVNSESLNVKVSKPSGIGLHLNSIVNGMEAGSGVTVSVKSTQRGNLSIRGKKLTSMMSCHPSKNLKNCLISANVVGSNLTSDNDGIHESYRSDAESAAASLSHNNAKLLNDTVLLKPTEHTPSNKRKLNSEHIDSNMDYNQSSPQKKRKKISDGNDGDGCKRCNCKKTKCLKLYCDCFAAGVYCVDSCTCQGCFNRPEYEDTVLDVRQQIQSRNPLAFAPKIVQHSTNSPANILGEGVASFTPSSARHKRGCNCKKSMCLKKYCECYQANVGCSSGCRCEGCKNVFGPKEEYGIDLVNKHCITESLERSVEEEVEMVTATSGLLQSGPINQCNSTPLTPSFRRSNNVDASKSWFTSGRYLSSPESGQADTAPYGLSPGSPRSSNNHDTHQETIGDMLDLVTFDHELSYGNAKLANEISPGFNVTGNMDDILALPKSQDWASNSGGQLIPQTVHFQSTDPLSWRNSPMTHMTQFDGSGMNALELLDSDKKPYVLEDDTPEILKDSSIPQIGVKVNSPNKKRVSPPYRHLNEIGSSSSGGGLKTGRKFILRAVPSFPPLSPCIQSKNVAAHSTDNSEKDSSSK